tgtaCTATATTTGCATGAGTCAATGCAAATGCATGACGACTTGCCGCTGATTTAGGTCAGCAGGAAGTTTCAACCAATCTATTTACAACATGGCGACGTTTTGGACCCCGCCTATGTCTAACTATTGGCTGACAAACACGTCAATCAAGCATTACACCTCTTACTCGTCTGGCAGTATCAATAAACACTgaatgatgattgaaataatGGCGTGTTATACACCATAACTGTATGCTACATAGTGAGTGCATTTGAGACTAAATTATAAGCCAAATACAGGTGAATGTTCGCGAAGAATGACGAACGGAGATGCCGGGCTTGCTCGTCATTCGGTGATTACATTGAAACCATGCATGAGCGGCTGGAAAACAAGCTCACCGATCCGCTGTCCGACAGGCGTACTGAACGGGTTCCCCAGTAGAAACTCCATTGTGGAGGCAGCGAAGGCCCAGCAGAGCACCAAAGAACCGGACCGGGCAGGGAGCCGTACGCACCGGGCGGCCGAGCTCGCTGCTGCACCCCGCCTTCTAGCAGCACAAAGTGGGCCACTAGTTGAGCTGCGTCACGAATTTAAAGGGATAGCGTCATGGAATCATAACGCAGACGTCTACACTGGGGCTGCTTTTAGTGCTACTCATACGCCGACTTGCCTTTTAGAGGACAAATACTCTATCACCTAGTACCATAGAGACTcaagatgtacagtacatgtttgtATTGACACTATCGCAATTAAGCACTGAACTAAATTATAATATTTGTTCCCCCAAATCATTCGAGTTCTTCCCCAACAGTCTATTCTCTTCGGTTTGTTGTGTTTGTCATGGTTGCACAGCTTCTAAAATGTTTATggggatttcatttttttcgacCAACCACATTTATGCTGCCATGTCACTGTAGCAACGGGAGCGGGCACAAGCTAGTGCTGATTGTCTCCTATTTTGGAGTACATCATCAAAGCTAAAGTGCCTCTCGCTTGTTATTGTGATGTACTACCGTCACAATACCTTAGCAGGCAGTAACTTTGATACATAATTTTCATCCGATTACTGGTCTGGCTGTAGTAGCACATTAGAGTAGGCTGTTTATTAGACTAACGGATTACTAGCATCACTGGAATGGGTCTGCAATACATCCCCTGTTGCATTATATATGAAgaggtcatttcatttttaatagaATAATGGACGACAAGGGGttaaaagatttgtttgtttgttttttgtcacccAACAGGTCGGTCTAGTCACTCAAGCGGCCTTGCCCTCAATGAGCATTCCTGTGACTCAGTGTCACAAGTCTAGTCTCAAGTCCCACACCATAGCGCAAATGACGCTCGGGTTAATGACTAGAGATATtcttaaaacaaaaattgttgtagagcaggggtcaccaaactttttgagagtgagagctacttcatgtgtcctgattgtgtgaagggctaccaaattgatacgcgtctgaaataacatttgtacaaattaaatttaataatattagaacattagctagctagacgtatactgtagctagctagttagatagctaaataggtagctatagaatctataatactgcccatgtttgcatttttaaatcataatttctacgagcaaatcacaatcctagcactggcgggctactggtgtggtcctcacgggctacctggtgctcgcgggcaccacgttggtgacccctgttgtAGAGTATTTGATGCAGATCACCATTGGGACCAAATAAAAATCACTGGATAAAAGTGCAGCCTTGCATTCTTGGTAGGACTCTCCGATTGTGATTTCGGCTTCTTCAAGACTAAACTATGGATTAGtgacagtacagaggtacagtCAATGCTCTTTAAGGAAAAGCATTTAATTGGCGATGCTTGATGTCACGTTTCCAGGGACTCTTTTATGTCTCCGCAAGACAAGCCGCCTTCCCCGCTAGCGCCCAATTAAGAGTGTGTTGGCATGTCTATATATTCACACACAGTAGCCCACTAATTAGTCTTCAGATTAAATACAGCCGGGACCATTGCCTGTGCACGGGTCTGTTCATCCGCATCCACGTGTGACGGCCTTCCTTTGCCTGCCAAGGAGTAATGTCATATAataagaagagggaggggggggggcactttagTGAACCACGCAGTTCATGCTATAGCCGTTTGTAGCCATGTGAACGACAATGAACTGTTTTATTCCTGTTGTCAGCGTATGAtccaggattttaaaaaaaatgctccattgGGATTTTGTTTAAATGATGATGCCGTGACATTCACTTAGCTTGAACCAGGAGAGCAGGAGGGGATGCTTCTTAAGACCACCCACTGTATGAGTCATCAAGGACTGCAGAGTGGGCGTCTGCATCAAGTTGTGGGGCAAAAGGAATACAACTGTTATGTTTCCATCTGGTTACGTTTGCTTTGGATTCCTcgtgtgagcttttttttccgccacctgttctcgttatcgGTCTTCTTGGTGTGTAAGCAATTAGCTCCCTCAAGCCTTTGCGTCTTGTCcgggtgtttctcgttgtctcgtcacttatcTTGCATTTCgttccctgagtttctgtcagtctttgttgggtcatgttttgtttcctgttgtagtttggtttgatacttgtgatttccaggcatttttttggaGTACTGCGActtagtgttgtttttttttccccgttgtactactgtgtattttttgttcaatacattttgatcaatccaccctgctcctccctgctttttgggggtcctccaactaccaCCACGCAGAACGTGACAACAAGTGAGGAGCGAGAACATCTCGCCACAGCGAAcatggtcaagtcaagtcaagagtatttctcgagcactttcaaacagccattgctgcatagaaagtgctgtacatggagcgatttaacatgcacaataaacagcaagacaaatcggtaataaaggcggtagaaagcaccaaacagtaaaatcaagaacaaatctaattcacgctgagtccaacgccaaagGTCCTCAAATGCAGTGATCCAATTGCATGCTCGTGCGATATACGACGTAACATTCATCTTTCTGACACATAAGTCACGAAACGGGGTTTGAATGTACTTGAAACAAACGCCGATCTTTATTTTCTGCACAACACAAACTCTTTTTTGATACTCACTCTGTGTTACTGCAGTACCGTTAGGAaatccaaaaaaatgaaagtaagGAGTCACACACAGCCTTAAGCTTGATAATAAGAGTGGCGGTAATTGCCCTGCCAAACAGCCACCGTATTACGAAAAGACTTCATTACGGTTCCCTCCTGTGGGTCACTTAATGAGATCACATTACAAATGGGACAATTAGGATCGTACAAAGGCTTGAAGGTCCAAAGATCTTTTCATGCAACATTAGGGTAGCATGTACACCAAACGTCTTTCTACTTTGAGGACGTATGCTCGCTCCCAAGAATTTTCCATCACTTCCAAATGCATACAAGGCGCAATGAAGCGAAGGCATGCGCGAGATGCGTTACATGATGGCGCACGTGACGCCGCAGCAGTCTTTCAGTAGCGCGAGTCCACTTTTCGAGATAAAGGGTGCTGGCGCGCGTGGAGCTTTGGACATCACCTTCTGGTCTTGCAGAGCGCCTGATATGAAAGGGAGGCGCATCGCTCAACGCTCAGTTCCACCAACTTGGCTAACGTCTTTAATATGATAAAGACATTGGGATGCTTGTGAGAAGCTCACCTTTGGTCCCTGGAGTGTTGTGGAGCTCGGGCTGCAAGAAGGCTGCCATTTCTCGgtcttcttctctctctctggtaAGAACAAATGTTTTGAATCCATGAAGTCGTCGGATCGTGTCGCATTTTGAGATCAACAACTGCTGAaacttcaaaggaaaaaaaaaaaaagcaagtgttGCAAAACGGAGGTCCCCTTGCTGATCgaatcaaaacaaaagcttTCGGCGCTTGAAGTTTCCCTTCACTGACACgcagcaggcggcccggtagtccagtggttagcacgtgggcttcacagtgcagaggtaccgggttcgattccagctccggcctccctgtgtggagtttgcatgttctccccggtgggttttctccgggtgctccggtttcctcccacattccaaaaatatgcgtggcaggctgattgaacactctaaattgtccctaggtgtgattgtgagcgtggatggttgttcgtctatgtgtgccctgtgattggctggcaaccgattcagggtgtcccccgcctactgcccggagacggctgggataggctccagcaccccccgcgaccctagtgaggatcaagcggttaggaagatgaatgaatgaatgaatgaatgaatgacacgcAGCAGATGGAGACAATGCGGGCAAAGTGTAAAGCAAATTTCatcctcacatttttttttttagttcattgcCGGTTGTAAATAGTCCATGTTTTTGCTATCAGTGATGGGATATTAGTTTCTTATTGTTTCGACACATAGCTCAACTTATTTTTCCCCACCAACAAAGGAGGGGCTGAAGCTTTGGAGGCTTAACCTGCGAGGTGCGGAGGCGCCGCGTGAAGAACCTCACCTGAGCCGCTCAAATTCCACATCATCTACAAGGAAGTCTCTGGTCTCCACCAGCTTGCCGATCTGCTGCAGCAGCTCCTCCTCCCTCATCCGATCCTCCTTGGACTTGTCTCGATCTGTTCAaccgtcaacccccccccccactagaGTCATTTTCATGTCAAAAGTGACATTTCAAAGCATCACATatattccccctcccccctcgaaATAACGACAACATGGTTtactccataaaaaaaaaacccacactgcaTTCCTCAGCAATGGTTATCGTCTtggaaaatattgttttgtatCCGTTTATACACTAAAGAAAATGTCTACAGTAAATATCAATCTTTTGGTTTTGCTCCCAAAAGATGGGAGGCTTTTTCTATGAAGAAACATGGCCTCTTTCTCCCTACGTCACCGTGTAGGATGTTAAGATGCCGCGATTTCACAGATtcttttttggagggtggggggtacaGTCAATAAGTGTTTTGTTCTGTAGCTATATTGTGACATTGCCGTCTTCATCGAGGACGATTATGAATACGTTCAAGCCATCTCGTTATTTTTCGTCGATACACTCTCCATTGCGGTCCGTCTTTTTAGTTGCCACAGCAACGTTTCTCGTGGCTCTACATGTCATACAAACTTCATGGGGGAAGGCGGGGGGAATCATCATTCATTAGTGcatttagaaggaaaaaaaaagaaaaagaagaagagcctTGAAAATTCATCAGtcgctctctttttttgtttttttccagctgagCTTCAGTGCACACAGTCTCTTCAGAGGCCATCACCGATCTTCTTAACACATGGTTGTGCTTCCTGAGCACATGctctgaaaacatgtctggtaattgcaaaaaaaaaaaaaaaaacatggcagagtTGGTGGAGGCCAACAGATTTGAAAGATGGCTTCGGGGGCACGGCACATCCCGAACTGGAGAAGGTCATTTGCTGACCGAACCTTTTCAAACGCGACAGGCgtcttataaaatcatttcttcTTCATACTGTCCACGTATTTGTAACTGACCATGTTTATACTGTAGTACATGCTCATATTGTATTATAcatcgtagttggcggccattttaatgGTTACAACAAACTAGCATTCTAACATTGCCcatgtccctcgaggtacgttgTAACCCGGTTTTCGACCGTACATAATCGTGCGTTTCACAAGTGGCGCTCACTGGAGGTGGCTGCTGTTTGAAAGTACCTGGGACTGAAACCAGTTTCTGCAGCTCTCTCTTCAGCCTTGTGATTTCATTACACAACTGAAAGTCTTCCATCCTGCgtgtgggggagaaaaaaaagtgactttccaAACAGCAGGATCAGTCCTCTTACAAATCACGCAGCTCCACTGTCATTCTTGAGTGTATTGTCTTAAAATCAATTTCCAATGTCTAATGAAGAGCTTGAGAAGGAACCGTTggtgaaaatcatttcaaaggtACCGCAGATAGTTCACTGGCCCCAGCAAAATTGCTGGACATGCATCTTGACTTGTGTTTattgataataataaaagataACATCTCTTACATGTATCTCAACTCCGACTCTCGCCGCACGAGGACGTTTCGTAGTCGCTCAATTTTGAACAGCTCCCCTTCGATGTCCTCGAGTGCGATTGAGGAATCGGCCATGGAGATGACATCTTCTGACGGAAGATAAACGAGGCTATCACATACATTTCGTACATTCGTTTGGAAATATATttatccgatgtgccttattaacacaacacaacacaacacaaagttTGGCTTCATGATTCTCCAGCACGGTAAAAATGTGATGGATTTGTATACTAcccattaaaaagtcaattttccaacAAGCTGTCCCATTTAAAGGCAGACATGAACTGTAATCATGTTTGGAATGAAACACCTGCGCACGCGTTTATACTGGCGGCTCCACTAATTACAGGACTTCTGCAAGCTGTTAAGTCAGTTGGCTTGTCGAATGAAAATTGCGAGCCCGTTTAAACAATAATAGCAGTCTACGGGCATTATTGTGGCTAAACTCCATCCACCCGTTGTCTGTAGCACTTGTTCTCATCAGGGTATCTCAACTTTGGGCAAGAGCGGGTTGCTAGTCACTTGCAAGGCACATGTAAACAAACTGGAGTAACCAGCGAAAACATAAACCAGCACTATGGTTAAAGTTTTATGGAGTATTTACAGTTCAAGTGAGTATAATTGGAttaattccctttttttttgtattggatcaaattaaatgtctggGTGTCCCTAATATTGCGACGCAGGGAGAGTAGGTGTGGGTTAGTAATTATGACAAGtgacaaaatatgaaaatgtaagAGACAAGTAGGAGAAAGTTGTCTCTGCACTTCAGTTCACGTGTTAGTTGAAGCCATCGTTTCGGTGTGACTGCACCAAGATCCCGAACCGGCCACCTCCTCCACGACAGCCTCCTACTCGTTTACTGCTCACCAAGAGCGATGAGTCACCCGGTCGAACTGAGATTTACTTTTAATTACCTGTGTTTGGCTGAAAGGACATTTCCACTCTTACATATCGAGTCACTGTTGATACCACGGCTACAACTCACCCAGACATTCACGTGGTGCTGCTGCAACTTCATTcatcagcggtccccaacctttttgcgtgtgtgtgtcacgaATATCGAATCAATGTTCTGTCGAGCGTTCAGCCAAAGAATGTGTAGCAAATGTTATAACGCCTACAGTATGTTGTCCACGTCTTGTGAGGAAAATGAGCAGAAAAGAACGTAGCAAAACCTCTATGCggtctacaaaacaaacaaacgaaaacaGGACGACCTTTTGAAGCTAAAACGTTTGATTTCATTTGGGAGGAAAAACTCATACACGGAATGAAACAGTTTTCTGAATAGCGCGAAATTATTTGTAAGAATCTGCATGAATTGTGACGTATATTCCAAATGatcatgtgtaaaaaaaaaacaaaaaacgggttGTTTTAACCACTACACACATAACGCATGCATCACCTGGTTTCTCATTTGCTTCATCCATTTGCGCCTGGTCCAAAGTGTCGTCTCGTTCAGATGATGTCCGTTATTCCATGTTCGTCACCAGAAGTCCCCTTCAACAGTGCAGACCAGCACAAGATGCAACGAGGCACTCACCGGGCGGGAAATTGCGGGAGAGCTGCGCGTGGATGCTGAAGCCACACCAACGCTGAGGAATCTTGAGATGACCCACTGGATGCCGAGCACCACTAAGAGACGCCGCCTAGTGGCACGTGCGCGCAACGACAGGCCAGCGATGGGATATGCGCAACAACCATCAGCGAACTCCAAAAATGTACTGACCTCAAATGAATATTCTGTGTGACTTCTACATGATAATGATTAAATAGTCACAATGAGTACTCCCATGCAAAGGTGAGTTCGGCACCTGGGCCTTGAACGAGGACCTACCTGATTCATCAATACTGTATCGACTCACCAGAGATGCTGATAACACAACACGtgtcgacatttttttttacgaatGATTTTGATCAGAGATGCGAGTAAACTTTTCAGTTTCGGTACTTTTGATATTTAGTCCGGCAGACAAGGCCTGATCCTGAACATGAACGCCATTTAAAACGACGTGCTCACCGGTGGCAAGTCTGTGCCATTTCacagattgcaaaaaaaaaaggaaaagaatggCGGTTACACCTGCTGTTTTATCAATCAACTGAGCTCTAACCACAACGGCATTAGCCCAACGGGGGTGGGCTCTCTCAACACAAATTTCCCCGATTGAATTCCGCTGCAAACAACATAATATGGAAGAGTTGATTTCATGCATCAGGTTCTTGAGGGGCCGCCCGGCGCCCATATGGGGAGCGATTGTGGTCGGGCATCTGTTGATATCCTTGAAGTGCCGCGCTCATTCGTCACAAGTACAAGAGGCAAAGgggaaatgatttgtttttgaacaaagTGTTTTACTGTTCAACACAAAGACCGTACAGACCTTCCAAGTTCACCAGCAGTTAAACGGATGAGGCGGCAAGCGGCTGTGACGGAACACGAGTCCACAGTCGTTGAACCTCACCTTAAGTACACGTCTGCTATTTGCATTTTACTGAGCCGATTCAAAATGGAGCCTTCCTCGCCTTTTCTACAAACCTGCTGTGTTTGTCCAAAAAATGAGCGGCTTGTGTCAATTTACGCATTAACAACAGTTGATGCCTCtgctccatttaaaaaaaaacacacaaaacagacaATGCAAAGGAGTGAAAATGACTCAAGGTGGATCACTCAGCTAAAGgtagtcaaattttttttttgtggtgatgccATAATACAGACTATTGTGAAGCTCCGTTGTTTTGGCTTTCACACCCTCACCAAATCAACCAATTTTTTGGGCctaacctttcctctcttattcaccgaaaaactcatctgtttggatttgtgtgctaaggccaaaacaataaaagcatTAGTGTCAAAAGGTGGTGGCCATCTTGTTACTTTCTTTAattctgtgttttgtttcatagtTGTGCTATTGGGCTGAAATACCGTGTTGGATTTTaatcaaaaaatgtatttagccTGGTcacttgtgttttcttttagGAAAGCTGGTTGCACGTCTTACAAATTCTGTCAGGGTGTGTAAACGTATGAGCCCAACTGCACAGGCAATTGAAAACCTCTTTTTGGAGGAGGCATCAATTACTTGCAGATTTTCACAAAGCGCAGCAGAGAACGTGGTCCGGTCCGAATTCTTTTGTCCAAACCGGATGACGCTGTTCTGCGTTGTTCATTTTGCGTTGATACTTCACACTCGAGTGTTTGGTGCATTCGTTACCGGTGGTCACACTGTACAGACTAGCGGCTTAGCGTCCTTCCATAATTGTTGTTATTGCCGCCGTCGTCTTCCATCGCTTCATCCAGCCAGTCTCTTTCTTGGTCCGACTCCGAGTCGCTGGCCTCGCTGGTGTCTGCCGCCAAAAGACGAGAATAGTTGATCCTGTAGTGGCGGGGGGCGTTGCACTGGAGCAGAGGCAGACATATACACCACAGCATCATAGCCGCGGCCAACCCTCTGAACAGCCACTCCGGCCCGCACCAGCGAACCGCGAAGCCTCCGGCAAAACTTCCCAGTGCACTCCCCAAGTCTAAAGACAAGACGTCGTAGAGCCTCTTGACACTCCTCTCTGTTCCTGGCGTGGCAATGTCGTCGCTCTGCACCTTCACGGCCCACCAGAAGGCCCCGCAGCTGAAACAGCTCATGAGCTGAGCGGGTAGCACAGCCCACGGTCCCCACAGGAAAGAGTAATACAAACACTGCGACCCGAGAGTGGCCGCCCCCAGCGCCAGCACCCTGCCCGAGCCGAGCAGTCGAGTCAGTCGGACAGCCACCAACGGGAAGGCGGCCTGCGAGAGAGCCGCCAGACTGAGGGACACGCCCATGTGCAGCTCGGTGCTGCCGTGATCCTGCATCTGCCACAAGAGGAAGTTGTCCACGGCCGAGCGGGTCATCCCCGCCAGCAGGGCGGTGACGGCGCACAGCGCCGCGCGCCGGGAGCCGCGTACCAGCTCAACGGCCTTGAGCAGCCGGCTCACCCGGCCCTGCTGCTTGTTCAAGTATAGAGGGAGGAAAGCCGCAACGGGCAAGGCCAGCGCTGACACGCCGGCGTAGCAGAAGAAGTGCACGGCGCTCCTGGAGGTGCGTCCGATGATTAAACAGTTTAAGCGGCTGACCAGCAGCCCCGCTCCGCCGGCGCCGCACGCGGCTCCGAGTAAAGGCCATACCCCGGCGCTGCTGTAGCGGTCTGAAGCATCGGCAAAGTCCAGATAATCGTACAGGCCGTCGTCCGCCGTCCACTCGAGAGGGGCTGCCACCAGCTCCCATCCTGACACTGCGATGAGCACCAAGAAGAAGAGCTGATGTTGAACGTCCATCACCTTCAGGCTGGACAGAAAATCCAATTGGCCTTCCTCTTTATGATCCTCGGCGTCCCGTTTGCGTGGCGACTTCTTCTCCTTCACCGAGGCGAGAGTCGTCGGATGGAACTCAGTCGTGCTGTTGGTATCGTTTGCTCTTACCGCAGGAAGCTGTGAAGTTCTTCCTACTGCGGCAGATGTTCTGTTAGCAGGAAAGGCGACAGTAGACCAGGAGTCAGCTGTGCTGACTTTTTGGTGGGACTCCATGGGCGACGGAGTGCTTCTCAGACTCGACCCGTTGCAGGAGTTGATGTGTGTTTGGAGATCTACAGGCGGAAAAAGAACCACGACAAGGGCGGCCACAGCTGAACACACCACGGAGCCGATTATCACCGCTCGCCTCTTGTTATACATCTTGGCGAGCAAGCTGGCCAGGGGCCGCCACACCAGTGAAATAAGGTGCTTGGTGCCCATGATGATGCCCACCATCTCAGGAGCGAGGCCCAGCTGTCTGAAGTACAGCGTGAGGAAAGGGAGCAGGCAGGATTTGGCGCAGGAGTACACCAAGTGAAAGGCTCTCGCCAGAGCGAGGGTCTGCTTGACATTGATCTGCTTGGTCTTCTTCATGTTGGAGTTCCTGGGTGCTTGATTGGCTTCACATGGAGCAACTAAGGGACACACAGTCAGAGATATGTGTGAAAAAACATgcagtcaaaaacaaaaccttcCCTTGAACATAGTGATGGGATTTCTCACCCCTCCATATGGTGGAAAATGTACTATTTAATACTTATTTCCGGTATTAAATTCAAAAGTGACGTTCTTTGCATCGATAGTAGGCCTACTATACGTGAGCTTCACGTTTGGAATTGAAATACCGAAATAAATGACACTTTTCTTTTTCGCTGAGATTCACTCATTAATGAATGTATACATTTTCGCGATGTACAAATATGACccgaaatacatttatttaaagaGTGAAACAattggtgtcaatcaaaacggaTCATAGAGAGAATGTTTGACATTTGAAGACGTTTCTCCTCCAACGTGTACCTCATGAAATGTCCGTCGAGCGCGCGTACGTTTATCACCCAAACGCTTATTTCaaatcaagtttaaaaaaaacatcgctGAAGCGAACAGTTTCATTTCGTGCTATCGAAAAGAAGAAGGAACTTGTCAGTCACTAACACCTGTCAGGCCGGATGCGCCAGTTCGAGACGTGGAGTTAGCGTCCACGTCATGTTACCCTCCGCTGCCTTCACATcataaaataaatcatgaaaGATGTACCTTTTTGTCTCTTCCCTGCTCGACGTCTTAAATCGTTTCGGGTACATCTTCTTCCATCCAAGAACTACTACTTCTTAGTCCCTCCACCTGTTCGGCAACGTTTACAGGACacctggacattttttttcgtaAGACTATAGCGACCCCTTCAGACGCGGATGTCTAAGGACAAACGTTTCATTTAGGGCTATAAAGTTTGGCATCCAAAAACTTTTGGTTGCCAATGACAACGTCTCACCATCACTCTTAAATGCACAAACTCTTTTGAGCATGCGTTTACATGGGAATATGTGAATACGCAACCTGTCCGTCCATTCTGTGTACCTGTCAAGGAAGTAAAGTTGTGCACCATCAGTGAATTTGCAATACCCAAGatcatttcattgaaaaatattttttattgtgtgtgtgtgcgagacaAACTGTGCAAAACATAATGCCATAAACAGCTTAAAAACAAATACTCATagataacacacaaaaaaaccccccaatgaGCTCATCagctttttaaatacagtacagcgattaaaaatactgtactatTATAAAGAGCACGTATCTTGAGGCGATGTTGAAGAAAGTTTTGACAATTGAGAATGACtaataacaaaaatgacaataccAACAAAATCCACATGCATCCACTCCATAATGTGTTGCAGAATAAACCTAAAACAGAACTGTGTAAcaatgttgcccccccccccccccaattcatcagttttcatctattttctttttgtcgCCATTGTTGGTGGTCCATTCCAGTCAAGGTATTTTCAGGCATGCGAGGCAGAGAAAGAGATGAAGGGAAGGCAAAGCATGGAACAGTAAGATGGGTTGAGAGGCTGGACTTGGCCTGGTGAAGGTTTGTATTTCCAGTCTGAACTGCTTCCCGGTTTACAGCACAAAGACACTTCAAGCCTAAGGACCCAGACAATAATTGATGGTCATGTAAAGAAGTTGGAAATGAAACtcaacacatttcaacgtcgCCCCTTGAACGGCAAGATGTCACAAGATGGTACGAAAATCCGACTTTTCTTGCTTTGGCTTTAGCGTGAAAACGGTTAATCTGTgatgtttcatttatttatttatttttgtaaataaaaataatattgtagcctataaagctttttttttttttttggtgtgcttcGTAGTACCTAGTGACGCTTTGCAGAAACTTCCTCTCGTCTTGATCCAGACACACAGCAAATGTGGTCCCAGCTTTCCCACCGCTGACCTCAACTCTGTTGACGTTCACCTCCGATTTCAAGGAATTCTACCAGAGAGTTGTAAAGGGATTGGGTCAGCAATAAAATAAGACGTGTTATTTTCAATTATGTATAATAAAATGTTTACCTGGCTGCTGCTCTTTTTAGACTTGGGCCAGTGCTTTTTTGGGACTTCCGTCACTGAGAGCCATAAGCTTTCGGTTCTATACTCTTGATAGACACAAtgccaatgcatttcaatatgTTAGAtcgtttgaaaataaatgttgaataaaAGGAATAGATGAAATAGCAGACCTAAATGCTCAGCTTTGCTGAAGGCTTTGTAAATATTGACGGATGTGCAAAACATTTCTGCTTGGGTCCGTTGACTCCTTCCGCTGCAGGCCACCTGCAATCAATGAACGGAACTGGTTGAAAAATATAGTGACTCAACATTTAATTCTGTTCGTGCTAAGTGGCAATGTCCAGTTCAAAGtagccccattttttttttccatcattcaAAACAGTTGCCAGGTGTGTTA
This region of Hippocampus zosterae strain Florida chromosome 17, ASM2543408v3, whole genome shotgun sequence genomic DNA includes:
- the LOC127589609 gene encoding bMERB domain-containing protein 1-like isoform X1: MDEANEKPEDVISMADSSIALEDIEGELFKIERLRNVLVRRESELRYMMEDFQLCNEITRLKRELQKLVSVPDRDKSKEDRMREEELLQQIGKLVETRDFLVDDVEFERLREREEDREMAAFLQPELHNTPGTKGALQDQKVMSKAPRAPAPFISKSGLALLKDCCGVTCAIM
- the LOC127589609 gene encoding bMERB domain-containing protein 1-like isoform X2; amino-acid sequence: MDEANEKPDVISMADSSIALEDIEGELFKIERLRNVLVRRESELRYMMEDFQLCNEITRLKRELQKLVSVPDRDKSKEDRMREEELLQQIGKLVETRDFLVDDVEFERLREREEDREMAAFLQPELHNTPGTKGALQDQKVMSKAPRAPAPFISKSGLALLKDCCGVTCAIM
- the mfsd6l gene encoding major facilitator superfamily domain-containing protein 6-like, with product MKKTKQINVKQTLALARAFHLVYSCAKSCLLPFLTLYFRQLGLAPEMVGIIMGTKHLISLVWRPLASLLAKMYNKRRAVIIGSVVCSAVAALVVVLFPPVDLQTHINSCNGSSLRSTPSPMESHQKVSTADSWSTVAFPANRTSAAVGRTSQLPAVRANDTNSTTEFHPTTLASVKEKKSPRKRDAEDHKEEGQLDFLSSLKVMDVQHQLFFLVLIAVSGWELVAAPLEWTADDGLYDYLDFADASDRYSSAGVWPLLGAACGAGGAGLLVSRLNCLIIGRTSRSAVHFFCYAGVSALALPVAAFLPLYLNKQQGRVSRLLKAVELVRGSRRAALCAVTALLAGMTRSAVDNFLLWQMQDHGSTELHMGVSLSLAALSQAAFPLVAVRLTRLLGSGRVLALGAATLGSQCLYYSFLWGPWAVLPAQLMSCFSCGAFWWAVKVQSDDIATPGTERSVKRLYDVLSLDLGSALGSFAGGFAVRWCGPEWLFRGLAAAMMLWCICLPLLQCNAPRHYRINYSRLLAADTSEASDSESDQERDWLDEAMEDDGGNNNNYGRTLSR